The Tachyglossus aculeatus isolate mTacAcu1 chromosome 7, mTacAcu1.pri, whole genome shotgun sequence genome includes a region encoding these proteins:
- the BAK1 gene encoding bcl-2 homologous antagonist/killer isoform X1, giving the protein MDCGQDPGPAEGQPCRDGRSRSRTPSSSAEEQVAQETEAVFHSYVFHRYQQEQETSSGQSPRDPEMAAIPHNPGSIMERVGRQLAFIGDDINQRYEPEFQEMLLCLQPTEENAFTYFTKIASSLFESGINWGRVVVLLGFGYRLAIHVYQQGLRGFLSRITRFVADFVLQNCIARWIAQRGGWVAALSLSNKPLKQVFALLGLVLLAQFVIRRFSAP; this is encoded by the exons ATGGACTGCGGACAGGATCCGGGCCCCGCAGAGGGACAGCCATGCCGGGATGGACGGAGCCGCTCACGCACCCCCTCCTCCAGTGCAG AGGAGCAGGTGGCCCAGGAGACAGAGGCGGTGTTCCATAGCTACGTCTTCCACCGCTACCAGCAGGAGCAGGAGACCAGCAGCGGGCAAAGCCCCAGGGATCCCGAGATGGCAGCCATACCCCACAACCCTGGCAG CATCATGGAACGGGTGGGGCGGCAACTGGCGTTCATTGGCGATGACATCAACCAACGCTACGAGCCGGAGTTCCAGGAGATGCTGCTCTGCCTGCAGCCCACCGAAGAGAACGCCTTCACCTACTTCACCAAGATCGCTTCCAG CCTGTTTGAGAGCGGCATTAACTGGGGCCGGGTGGTGGTACTCCTGGGCTTTGGCTACCGCCTGGCCATCCACGTGTATCAACAAGGGCTGAGAGGCTTCCTCAGTCGCATCACCCGCTTCGTGGCTGACTTTGTCCTGCAGAACTGCATCGCCCGCTGGATTGCCCAGAGAGGGGGCTGG gtggcCGCCCTGAGCCTGAGCAACAAGCCACTCAAGCAAGTGTTTGCCCTGCTGGGCCTCGTCCTGCTCGCCCAGTTTGTGATACGCCGGTTCTCTGCCCCCTGA
- the BAK1 gene encoding bcl-2 homologous antagonist/killer isoform X2 gives MDGAAHAPPPPVQQEQETSSGQSPRDPEMAAIPHNPGSIMERVGRQLAFIGDDINQRYEPEFQEMLLCLQPTEENAFTYFTKIASSLFESGINWGRVVVLLGFGYRLAIHVYQQGLRGFLSRITRFVADFVLQNCIARWIAQRGGWVAALSLSNKPLKQVFALLGLVLLAQFVIRRFSAP, from the exons ATGGACGGAGCCGCTCACGCACCCCCTCCTCCAGTGCAG CAGGAGCAGGAGACCAGCAGCGGGCAAAGCCCCAGGGATCCCGAGATGGCAGCCATACCCCACAACCCTGGCAG CATCATGGAACGGGTGGGGCGGCAACTGGCGTTCATTGGCGATGACATCAACCAACGCTACGAGCCGGAGTTCCAGGAGATGCTGCTCTGCCTGCAGCCCACCGAAGAGAACGCCTTCACCTACTTCACCAAGATCGCTTCCAG CCTGTTTGAGAGCGGCATTAACTGGGGCCGGGTGGTGGTACTCCTGGGCTTTGGCTACCGCCTGGCCATCCACGTGTATCAACAAGGGCTGAGAGGCTTCCTCAGTCGCATCACCCGCTTCGTGGCTGACTTTGTCCTGCAGAACTGCATCGCCCGCTGGATTGCCCAGAGAGGGGGCTGG gtggcCGCCCTGAGCCTGAGCAACAAGCCACTCAAGCAAGTGTTTGCCCTGCTGGGCCTCGTCCTGCTCGCCCAGTTTGTGATACGCCGGTTCTCTGCCCCCTGA